One stretch of Chroococcidiopsis sp. CCMEE 29 DNA includes these proteins:
- a CDS encoding metalloregulator ArsR/SmtB family transcription factor, with protein sequence MTKPKPDDVCQVRCFNIDLVTQVCEAMPGDEVLEEAQILFSALADKSRLKILYALSNNQELCVCDVASMLGVKVAVASHHLRKLRDLKILKYRNDGKLAYYSLKDQRIVEVLYYALGQIAG encoded by the coding sequence GTGACAAAACCAAAACCAGACGATGTCTGTCAGGTGCGGTGTTTTAATATAGACTTGGTAACCCAAGTCTGTGAAGCAATGCCTGGGGACGAGGTTCTGGAAGAAGCTCAAATACTCTTCAGTGCTCTAGCAGACAAGTCACGACTAAAAATCCTCTATGCCCTCAGTAATAATCAAGAGCTTTGCGTCTGTGACGTAGCATCAATGCTTGGGGTTAAGGTAGCAGTTGCCTCCCACCATCTGCGAAAACTGCGAGACCTCAAGATACTCAAGTACAGAAATGATGGCAAACTTGCCTACTACTCACTAAAAGACCAACGTATTGTAGAAGTTCTCTATTATGCACTCGGGCAAATAGCAGGCTAG
- a CDS encoding DUF3102 domain-containing protein — MPATASPQAQKKNFDYASLDAAISRFVQQQTGEIRALMKRTAQDIVEIGHKLVAVKERLRHGYFLDWLEAEFGWSYPTAARFMQVANSFRENYQIDNFAPSALYELAAPSTPQAARNEALERAKAGEAITYTAAKAIKQKYTAPPTKPKPQPQPQPEPISQPQPTPTPVLPTQLGAKKLEIVAIRSSGQAAILAATNQSTVTQTAQIPSVSQLSSPVFTPAPPGGWWQLGGKHLLYCGDPNSPEFLERVTKVHLLLAFPPNQIWQPTIPAAVAIKIVDYLPVLHAPDQLDEALESAILLYSSLRVMVVSCFMPSPEILSILNRLDRWGVVAEPDPKRCNAVISDWKKAGLKAERLS; from the coding sequence ATGCCAGCTACTGCCAGCCCTCAAGCCCAAAAGAAGAATTTTGATTATGCCAGCCTTGATGCTGCAATTTCTCGGTTTGTCCAGCAGCAGACTGGTGAAATTCGGGCATTAATGAAGCGGACTGCTCAAGACATCGTTGAGATTGGGCACAAACTTGTTGCGGTGAAGGAGAGACTAAGGCATGGGTACTTTTTAGACTGGCTGGAAGCTGAGTTTGGGTGGAGCTATCCAACTGCGGCACGATTCATGCAGGTCGCTAATTCCTTTAGGGAAAATTATCAAATTGATAACTTTGCTCCCTCTGCCCTCTACGAACTAGCTGCACCATCAACCCCTCAAGCCGCCCGGAATGAAGCGTTAGAGCGTGCTAAAGCAGGTGAAGCCATTACCTACACAGCAGCCAAAGCGATCAAGCAGAAGTATACTGCACCTCCAACAAAGCCTAAACCACAACCACAACCACAACCAGAGCCGATTTCACAACCACAACCAACTCCAACTCCAGTCCTACCCACACAGTTGGGTGCAAAAAAGCTAGAAATTGTTGCCATTCGCTCTTCCGGGCAGGCTGCGATTCTTGCTGCAACCAACCAGAGCACAGTTACCCAAACAGCTCAAATACCTTCAGTCTCACAGTTATCTTCACCTGTCTTTACACCAGCTCCACCTGGGGGTTGGTGGCAGCTAGGTGGAAAGCATTTGCTGTACTGTGGTGACCCTAACTCGCCAGAATTTCTGGAGCGGGTTACAAAAGTTCATTTGTTGCTGGCTTTTCCCCCCAATCAGATTTGGCAGCCAACTATCCCAGCTGCGGTTGCCATTAAGATAGTTGATTATTTACCTGTACTGCACGCTCCCGATCAGCTTGATGAAGCTCTAGAATCAGCTATTCTGCTCTACTCCAGTCTAAGAGTCATGGTAGTTAGCTGCTTTATGCCCTCACCAGAAATTCTCTCAATCCTCAATCGGCTAGACCGCTGGGGAGTGGTGGCTGAACCAGATCCTAAGCGTTGTAACGCAGTTATTTCTGATTGGAAGAAAGCAGGTCTGAAGGCAGAACGGCTCAGTTAA
- a CDS encoding cation transporter — MSDDCCHKKAGEVSKLRKQQSRVLWTVLLINAVMFVVELGAGIRSASLSLTGDSLDMLGDALVYGSSLLVINQGRKAQARSALLKGSIMFLSAVAVFARASYQLFAQTMPEVRAMSAVGLIALFANLLCLFLLTRHRNDNINMSSVWLCSRNDIIANTSVLGAAFFVFLTNSLLPDLVVGLLLTVVFVKSASKVVSQSWRELQQA, encoded by the coding sequence ATGAGTGATGATTGCTGCCACAAGAAGGCTGGCGAAGTGTCCAAACTCAGAAAACAGCAGAGTAGAGTTTTGTGGACCGTTCTGCTCATCAATGCCGTAATGTTTGTGGTGGAATTAGGAGCTGGTATTAGGTCTGCATCACTTTCGCTGACGGGAGATTCGCTCGATATGCTAGGGGATGCGTTGGTTTATGGTAGTAGTCTTTTAGTCATCAACCAAGGGAGGAAGGCTCAAGCAAGGTCGGCACTGCTCAAGGGGAGCATTATGTTTTTGTCAGCTGTGGCTGTCTTCGCCAGAGCCAGCTATCAGCTATTTGCTCAGACAATGCCAGAGGTGAGGGCAATGAGTGCGGTAGGGTTAATAGCCTTGTTTGCCAACTTGCTGTGTCTATTCTTATTGACTAGACACAGAAACGACAATATTAATATGTCCTCGGTATGGCTTTGTTCTCGCAATGATATCATTGCTAACACTTCTGTTCTGGGAGCTGCTTTTTTCGTATTTCTGACAAACTCTTTGCTACCCGATTTAGTTGTCGGACTTCTGCTCACCGTAGTCTTTGTCAAATCAGCTTCTAAAGTTGTTTCTCAGTCTTGGAGAGAATTACAACAAGCCTAA
- a CDS encoding DDE-type integrase/transposase/recombinase, translating to MDRAIDRDGNLVDSMLSQKRDLEAAIAFFTEAIAVTGILPERVTTDGHAADPRAITEVLGTDVDHRVSDCLTNRIEQDHRGLKQRYYPMLGFKTFASAKRYCQAFDEVRNYFRPRSRMTEFVSLSTRRERFVTRVQKLQEIFQTA from the coding sequence CTGGATCGGGCTATTGACCGCGACGGGAATCTTGTCGATTCTATGCTAAGCCAGAAACGAGATTTGGAGGCGGCAATTGCTTTCTTTACAGAGGCAATCGCGGTGACAGGCATTCTACCAGAACGAGTAACTACGGACGGACACGCTGCTGATCCCAGAGCAATTACCGAAGTGTTGGGAACTGATGTGGACCACCGGGTGAGCGACTGCCTCACCAATCGTATTGAGCAAGACCATCGGGGGCTCAAGCAGCGCTACTACCCGATGTTGGGCTTTAAAACATTTGCATCAGCTAAACGATACTGCCAAGCATTTGATGAAGTCCGCAACTATTTCCGACCCCGTAGCCGGATGACAGAATTCGTGTCTCTATCGACAAGACGTGAGCGATTTGTTACACGGGTCCAGAAACTGCAAGAGATTTTCCAAACCGCCTAA
- a CDS encoding transposase — MREITKPSTAKCNLDTYTLFLLAEPKYAGCNRLSEILKHVSHDSVNRFLLRERYQPKDLFEEIKPHIQLVGGTLSCDDTVIDKPYSEPNLAELIGYFWSGKHHRIVKGLHLITLYYTDASAKSIPVNYRIYDKREGLTKNDYFRVMITEVLAWGLQPETVTGDAWYSALENLKFLKNREVGFLMGIAKNRKVSTDGKNYTQVQNLEIPDQGLVIHLKNFGRVKVFRRIFKNEAERYYITYLPNSDATEQVSRQEFNESHSIHWGIECYHRALKQLCGVSRFMVRTSEAIKTHIFCSIRAFTKLELMRAEELIENWYELQKNLYLQVAREFILEHLQQKLEVNLHNQSFVNA, encoded by the coding sequence ATCAGAGAGATTACAAAACCATCTACAGCCAAATGCAACCTCGACACTTATACCTTATTCCTGTTAGCTGAACCTAAGTACGCAGGCTGCAACCGCTTGTCAGAAATTCTTAAGCACGTCTCACACGACAGCGTCAATCGCTTCTTGTTAAGGGAAAGATATCAACCTAAAGACTTGTTTGAAGAGATAAAACCACACATTCAATTGGTGGGCGGCACTTTAAGCTGTGACGATACCGTTATTGATAAACCTTATAGTGAGCCAAATTTAGCTGAACTAATTGGATACTTTTGGTCAGGAAAACATCATCGAATTGTTAAAGGGCTTCACCTCATTACCCTGTATTACACCGACGCATCAGCTAAGTCTATCCCAGTTAATTATCGGATCTACGATAAGCGGGAGGGTTTGACAAAAAACGATTACTTTCGAGTAATGATTACGGAGGTTTTGGCTTGGGGCTTGCAGCCAGAAACGGTAACTGGTGATGCTTGGTATTCAGCCCTTGAAAATCTGAAATTCTTGAAAAACCGGGAAGTAGGATTTCTCATGGGTATTGCCAAAAATCGAAAAGTCTCAACTGATGGTAAAAATTACACCCAGGTACAAAATTTGGAAATTCCTGACCAAGGTTTGGTAATACATCTGAAAAACTTTGGGCGCGTCAAAGTATTTCGGAGGATATTCAAAAACGAAGCCGAGAGATACTACATTACATACCTACCTAATTCAGATGCTACCGAACAAGTTAGCCGACAGGAATTCAATGAGTCGCACTCAATCCATTGGGGAATTGAATGCTATCACCGAGCCTTGAAACAACTGTGTGGAGTTTCGCGGTTTATGGTCAGAACAAGTGAGGCTATTAAAACTCACATTTTTTGTTCAATCCGAGCCTTTACTAAGTTAGAGTTAATGCGAGCTGAAGAACTAATTGAAAACTGGTACGAATTACAAAAGAATTTGTACCTACAGGTGGCAAGGGAATTCATTCTAGAACACCTCCAGCAGAAACTTGAAGTGAATTTACATAATCAGTCTTTTGTCAATGCGTAA
- a CDS encoding IS6 family transposase, which translates to MNCPHCHSKHSSSLNRTNDLGYWMYQCQECKRYFNERTGTSFNFLELPTDIVFQVLLCRLRYKMSLRDVAEFFRLRGFEFTHETVRDGEERFAAVFAIQLRAKRKGKVSSSWDVDETYIRVKGKWCYLDRAIDRDGNLVDSMLSQKRDLEAAIAFFTEAIAVTGILPERVTTDGHAADPRAITEVLGTDVDHRVSDCLTNRIEQDHRGLKQRYYPMLGFKTFASAKRYCQAFDEVRNYFRPRSRMTEFVSLSTRRERFVTRVQKLQEIFQTA; encoded by the coding sequence ATGAACTGTCCCCACTGCCACTCTAAGCATTCGAGCAGCCTCAACCGGACAAATGACTTAGGCTACTGGATGTATCAGTGTCAGGAGTGTAAGCGCTACTTCAATGAGCGCACAGGGACATCGTTCAACTTTCTAGAACTGCCCACTGATATCGTATTTCAGGTGCTGTTGTGCCGGTTGCGTTACAAGATGAGCCTGCGGGATGTGGCCGAATTTTTCCGACTGCGGGGTTTTGAGTTCACCCACGAGACGGTGCGCGATGGGGAGGAGAGGTTTGCTGCGGTATTTGCTATTCAGCTGCGTGCCAAGCGCAAGGGAAAGGTGAGTTCGTCCTGGGACGTAGATGAAACCTATATTCGGGTCAAAGGCAAGTGGTGCTATCTGGATCGGGCTATTGACCGCGACGGGAATCTTGTCGATTCTATGCTAAGCCAGAAACGAGATTTGGAGGCGGCAATTGCTTTCTTTACAGAGGCAATCGCGGTGACAGGCATTCTACCAGAACGAGTAACTACGGACGGACACGCTGCTGATCCCAGAGCAATTACCGAAGTGTTGGGAACTGATGTGGACCACCGGGTGAGCGACTGCCTCACCAATCGTATTGAGCAAGACCATCGGGGGCTCAAGCAGCGCTACTACCCGATGTTGGGCTTTAAAACATTTGCATCAGCTAAACGATACTGCCAAGCATTTGATGAAGTCCGCAACTATTTCCGACCCCGTAGCCGGATGACAGAATTCGTGTCTCTATCGACAAGACGTGAGCGATTTGTTACACGGGTCCAGAAACTGCAAGAGATTTTCCAAACCGCCTAA
- a CDS encoding ParA family protein, which produces MLTITVSSLSGGQGKTTATLFLGRMLALQGYTVLLLDADPQASLTVYLGHEVEPSSPTLLELIKKAVPIEDTIYSLDAHENLFLIPADDALNGVQDYLSASGVGATLLKHRLEPIATDFQICLIDSPPQRTQIALTTIGAADLLLIPCETTVKGFGSLVRTLDLLTNLKEVKATNAELLGVLPFRDRWIGMNQSTESRMIVEGMIEEVGKELVLPSIRESERYKQALNKRISVRELGYPDLEYPFEVLSQKIVHHLEA; this is translated from the coding sequence ATGTTGACTATTACTGTCTCTTCCTTGTCTGGTGGACAAGGGAAGACAACGGCAACACTATTTCTAGGGCGAATGCTGGCTCTTCAAGGATATACAGTTTTATTGTTAGATGCCGATCCGCAAGCCAGCCTTACTGTCTACTTGGGTCACGAAGTGGAGCCAAGTAGCCCAACTCTTTTAGAGCTAATCAAAAAAGCTGTGCCAATCGAGGACACAATCTATAGCCTTGACGCACATGAAAACCTATTTTTGATCCCTGCTGATGATGCTTTAAATGGGGTGCAGGATTACCTCAGTGCCAGTGGAGTTGGGGCAACGTTGCTCAAGCACCGACTAGAGCCAATAGCAACTGACTTTCAAATTTGCCTCATCGATTCACCACCACAGCGAACGCAAATTGCGCTGACTACAATTGGCGCCGCAGACCTACTGCTTATCCCATGCGAAACAACTGTTAAGGGCTTCGGTTCTCTGGTGAGGACGCTTGACTTGTTAACCAACCTCAAGGAGGTAAAAGCGACTAATGCCGAACTGCTAGGAGTACTGCCCTTCCGCGATCGCTGGATTGGCATGAACCAGTCAACTGAAAGCCGCATGATTGTCGAAGGGATGATCGAAGAAGTTGGAAAAGAGCTAGTGCTGCCATCTATTCGGGAATCGGAACGCTACAAGCAAGCATTGAATAAGCGGATTAGCGTCAGGGAGCTAGGCTATCCAGACCTGGAGTATCCGTTTGAAGTATTGTCGCAGAAGATTGTTCACCACTTGGAGGCGTAA
- a CDS encoding S8 family serine peptidase translates to MQGTSFAAPCAAGCAALALSMNPNLTRNELRQIMRDTADKIGGVVYDANGHNDDYGFGRVNAHQAVQRAANSIYVTPDRYIGVWEQLGGICQNWIHSRRGFSSCTTSLLFVDD, encoded by the coding sequence ATACAAGGGACAAGTTTTGCTGCGCCATGTGCAGCGGGCTGTGCAGCGCTCGCACTGTCAATGAATCCCAATCTTACTCGGAACGAACTGCGGCAAATCATGCGTGATACTGCAGATAAAATTGGCGGCGTTGTGTATGACGCAAACGGACATAACGACGACTACGGCTTTGGACGGGTCAATGCCCATCAAGCGGTGCAGCGCGCTGCCAATTCTATTTACGTTACCCCTGACCGCTACATCGGCGTTTGGGAGCAATTAGGGGGAATCTGTCAGAACTGGATTCACAGTCGGAGGGGATTTTCGAGCTGCACAACCTCCCTCCTCTTTGTTGATGATTAG
- a CDS encoding helix-turn-helix domain-containing protein encodes MTPTPVLDERELGLFVKSEIDDYGLDPYEFRIYARIVRRAGRGDAWESIPNMAKACMMSESRVRLALQLLEAAGLIESHERCGYSTVRRLTPKAKWVDAERLEAIRAALTRTKSATPSKSDRGSQTHTPSKSDTGVVSVLQPPPLAKVTDEGIPIEGIPVMVLPPSVQAEKMGGKKENLVQATNPVRLVTSEQNQAELVADEQADLNHAKSAVAVANCLNHLSEQVACLIQHTFTQIITSLNSEPSCLPVTLVASPASNSPLPSKRTKGAKAKTAPSKGNKANSSSTEQSLLQPVLESPQRTQLLQQLSALLQEPLENLRLNNNLVSALDRHPDRIQDALEYFKQANATWKNKPGIGLFISAVNKGMKPSPTKPGGGWKEWADEAIRRRLMSYSQSGNGDITIHFANGVQRLWSEVRSLSWSEIEKLASGDRLEQYAA; translated from the coding sequence ATGACTCCCACCCCAGTTTTAGATGAGCGGGAGCTAGGCTTATTCGTCAAGAGTGAGATTGACGACTACGGACTCGACCCCTACGAGTTTCGCATCTACGCCCGAATTGTGCGCCGTGCTGGACGTGGGGATGCCTGGGAAAGCATTCCGAATATGGCGAAAGCTTGCATGATGAGCGAGAGTCGCGTGCGTTTAGCCCTACAGCTACTAGAAGCAGCTGGACTAATAGAAAGTCACGAGCGCTGCGGGTACAGCACTGTGCGGCGACTAACACCAAAAGCAAAATGGGTAGACGCCGAAAGGCTGGAAGCAATTCGCGCTGCTTTAACCCGTACCAAATCTGCTACCCCTAGCAAAAGTGACCGGGGTAGTCAAACGCATACCCCTAGCAAAAGTGATACGGGGGTGGTGTCAGTTCTGCAACCACCACCCCTAGCAAAAGTGACAGACGAAGGTATTCCCATAGAAGGTATTCCAGTAATGGTTCTCCCCCCAAGCGTTCAGGCAGAAAAGATGGGGGGAAAGAAAGAAAATTTAGTCCAAGCTACTAATCCAGTTCGTCTTGTCACCTCTGAGCAAAACCAAGCTGAGTTAGTTGCTGACGAACAAGCAGATTTAAACCATGCTAAATCTGCTGTAGCAGTAGCTAATTGCTTAAATCACTTGTCTGAGCAAGTCGCTTGCTTAATCCAACATACCTTCACTCAGATAATTACCTCACTTAATTCAGAGCCCAGCTGTCTTCCAGTCACTTTGGTTGCGTCTCCAGCGTCTAACTCCCCATTACCCAGCAAGCGAACAAAAGGCGCTAAAGCTAAAACTGCTCCAAGTAAGGGAAATAAAGCTAACTCCTCGTCAACAGAGCAATCGCTCTTGCAGCCAGTGTTGGAATCACCCCAACGTACCCAATTGCTGCAACAACTATCAGCATTACTTCAAGAACCGCTGGAGAATCTGCGACTAAACAACAACCTCGTTTCAGCCCTCGACCGTCATCCAGACCGGATACAAGATGCGCTTGAGTATTTCAAACAAGCCAACGCTACTTGGAAAAACAAACCAGGCATTGGGTTGTTTATTTCTGCCGTCAATAAAGGCATGAAACCATCCCCGACAAAACCAGGTGGGGGATGGAAGGAGTGGGCAGATGAAGCTATCCGCCGTCGCTTGATGTCCTACTCACAGTCTGGGAATGGGGATATCACGATCCACTTTGCGAATGGAGTGCAGCGATTGTGGAGCGAAGTACGCTCACTGTCGTGGTCTGAGATTGAGAAATTAGCTTCTGGCGATCGCCTTGAGCAGTATGCAGCTTGA